The following proteins are encoded in a genomic region of Glycine soja cultivar W05 chromosome 17, ASM419377v2, whole genome shotgun sequence:
- the LOC114393262 gene encoding putative phospholipid-transporting ATPase 9, producing the protein MAGGRRRRHHFGRIHAFTCGRASMKEEHSLIGGPGFSRKVYCNDPERATASLLNYGDNYVRTTKYTLATFLPKSLFEQFRRVANFYFLVCAVLSFFPVSPYSGISNVVPLLVVVAATMVKEFIEDFRRKKQDIEMNNRKVKLHRGGGVFDYSKWRDLKVGDVVRVEKDEFFPADLILLASNYDDAICYVETMNLDGETNLKLKQAPEATSKLQEDSNVQNFRAVIKCEDPNANLYTFVGSMELGDQQYPLAPQQLLLRDSKLRNTDFVYGVVIFTGHDTKVMQNATDPPSKRSKIEKRMDKIIYCLFFVLILISFIGSIFFGIATNDDLENGRMKRWYLRPDDTEIYYDPNEPVAAAILHFFTALMLYSYLIPISLYVSIEIVKVLQSVFINQDVHMYYEETDKPAHARTSNLNEELGQVDTILSDKTGTLTCNSMEFIKCSIAGVAYGRGVTEVERALSRRHESHPGQELKKISESKSSIKGFNFMDERVMNGNWIKEPNANVIQNFLRLLAVCHTAIPEVDEETGKVSYEAESPDEAAFVIAARELGFEFYERTHTTISLRELDTISGQKINRSYKLLNILEFTSARKRMSVIVKDEEGKLLLLSKGADSVMFEQIAKNGRDFEEKTKQHIAEYADSGLRTLILAYRELNDEEYNKFNKEFTEAKNLVSEDQEQIVEGIIQNIEKDLILLGATAVEDKLQDGVPECIDKLAQAGIKLWVLTGDKMETAINIGFSCSLLRQGMKQIIISSDTPETKSLEKMEDKSAAEAAIKSSVLRQLRESKALLSTADENYEALALIIDGKSLTYALEDDVKDLFLELAIGCASVICCRSSPKQKALVTRLVKMRTGSTTLAIGDGANDVGMLQEADIGIGISGVEGMQAVMSSDIAIAQFRFLERLLLVHGHWCYRRISSMICYFFYKNIAFGFTLFFFEMYASFSGQAAYNDWFMSLYNVFFTSLPVIALGVFDQDVSSKLCLKFPLLYQEGTQNILFSWKRIIGWALNGVVTSAIVFFFCIRSMEYQAFRKGGEVMGLEVLGATMYTCVVWVVNCQMALSISYFTYIQHIFIWGSILFWYIFLLAYGAIDPSFSTTAYKVFIEALAPAPSFWIVTFLILIASLLPYFVYASIQLRFFPMYHQMIQWMRNDRQTSDPEYCNVVRQRSIRHTTVGFTARLEASKRFEASRRVEASNPFEASNHFDASKRLEASKRSEGKFEDR; encoded by the exons ATGGCTGGTGGGAGAAGGAGGAGGCACCACTTCGGCAGAATCCATGCATTCACGTGTGGTAGAGCTTCTATGAAAGAGGAGCATTCACTAATAGGAGGCCCTGGCTTCTCAAGGAAAGTCTATTGCAATGACCCTGAACGTGCCACAGCGAGTCTTCTAAACTATGGTGACAATTATGTCAGAACAACTAAGTATACATTGGCCACGTTCCTCCCCAAGTCCCTGTTTGAGCAGTTCAGGAGGGTTGCCAATTTCTACTTCCTCGTTTGTGCAGTTTTGTCTTTCTTTCCGGTGTCCCCTTACTCAGGCATCAGTAATGTTGTCCCTCTACTGGTTGTGGTTGCTGCCACAATGGTCAAAGAGTTCATTGAGGATTTTAGGAGGAAAAAACAG GATATAGAGATGAATAACAGAAAAGTTAAACTGCATCGTGGAGGTGGTGTTTTTGACTATTCTAAATGGAGGGATTTGAAAGTAGGAGATGTAGTGAGGGTGGAAAAAGATGAATTTTTTCCTGCTGATCTCATCTTACTTGCATCAAACTATGATGATGCAATTTGCTATGTTGAGACCATGAATCTTGATGGAGAGACAAATCTGAAGCTGAAACAAGCACCCGAAGCAACTTCAAAGTTGCAAGAAGACTCGAACGTTCAAAATTTCAGGGCTGTCATCAAATGTGAAGACCCAAATGCTAATTTGTACACATTTGTTGGTAGTATGGAGCTCGGGGATCAACAGTACCCTCTTGCACCTCAACAGCTACTGCTTAGGGACTCTAAGCTGAGGAACACAGATTTTGTTTATGGCGTGGTAATATTTACTGGACATGATACAAAGGTTATGCAGAATGCAACAGATCCTCCATCCAAGAGAAGCAAAATTGAGAAAAGGATGGATAAGATTATCTACTGCCTCTTCTTTGTACTCATTTTGATTTCTTTCATTGGGTCCATATTCTTTGGGATTGCAACAAATGATGACCTTGAAAATGGAAGAATGAAGAGATGGTACCTTAGACCAGATGATACCGAAATTTACTATGATCCAAATGAACCAGTAGCTGCAGCAATTCTGCATTTCTTCACTGCACTTATGTTGTATAGTTACTTGATTCCAATTTCCTTATATGTATCCATTGAAATTGTAAAGGTTCTTCAAAGCGTGTTCATCaaccaagatgtgcacatgtaTTATGAGGAAACTGACAAGCCGGCACATGCTCGTACAtcaaatttgaatgaagaacTTGGTCAAGTTGATACTATACTTTCAGATAAGACAGGAACTTTGACTTGCAATTCTATGGAATTCATCAAGTGTTCTATAGCTGGGGTTGCTTATGGACGAGGAGTTACTGAAGTTGAGAGAGCTCTATCTAGGAGACATGAATCACATCCAGGCCAAGAGTTGAAAAAGATTAGTGAATCAAAGTCATCCATTAAAGGGTTTAACTTTATGGATGAAAGGGTCATGAATGGAAATTGGATCAAAGAACCCAATGCCAATGTAATCCAGAACTTCCTACGGTTGCTGGCTGTATGCCATACTGCAATACCTGAAGTTGATGAAGAAACTGGTAAGGTTTCATATGAAGCTGAATCACCAGATGAGGCAGCTTTTGTGATTGCAGCCAGGGAACTTGGATTTGAATTTTATGAAAGGACACATACAACTATTTCACTGCGTGAATTAGACACCATATCAGGCCAGAAAATCAACAG GTCCTACAAACTTTTGAATATATTAGAGTTTACTAGTGCGAGAAAGCGGATGTCTGTAATTGTGAAAGATGAGGAGGGGAAACTATTACTACTTAGCAAAGGGGCTGACAG TGTAATGTTTGAACAAATTGCAAAGAATGGAAGGGATTTTGAAGAGAAGACAAAGCAGCACATTGCTGAATATGCTGATTCTGGTTTGAGGACCTTGATACTTGCATATCGTGAACTTAATGATGAAGAgtacaataaatttaataaagagTTTACAGAGGCCAAGAACTTAGTAAGTGAAGACCAGGAGCAGATTGTTGAGGGgataatacaaaatattgagaaggatttaattcttcttggtgCTACTGCAGTTGAAGACAAACTACAAGATGGG GTTCCTGAATGCATTGACAAGCTAGCTCAGGCTGGGATTAAGCTATGGGTTTTAACTGGTGATAAAATGGAGACAGCAATTAATATTGG ATTTTCTTGTAGTTTACTCAGACAAGGaatgaaacaaattataattagcTCAGATACTCCAGAAACTAAATCATTGGAGAAAATGGAGGACAAGTCTGCTGCTGAAGCG GCAATTAAGTCAAGTGTTCTTCGTCAACTAAGGGAGTCAAAGGCATTGCTTTCTACAGCAGATGAAAACTATGAGGCCTTAGCCCTGATCATTGATGGGAAGTCTCTTACTTATGCACTAGAAGATGATGTAAAGGACTTGTTTCTTGAACTTGCCATTGGCTGTGCGTCTGTTATCTGCTGTCGTTCATCTCCCAAACAGAAAGCACTT GTTACAAGACTGGTGAAGATGAGAACTGGTAGTACAACACTAGCTATTGGAGACGGGGCAAATGATGTTGGAATGCTTCAAGAAGCAGACATTGGAATTGGTATCAGTGGCGTGGAAGGAATGCAG GCAGTTATGTCAAGTGATATTGCAATAGCCCAATTTCGGTTTCTAGAGCGCTTACTTCTTGTGCATGGACATTGGTGTTACAGAAGGATCTCGTCAATG ATCTGCTATTTCTTTTACAAGAATATTGCCTTCGGCTTCACTCTGTTCTTCTTTGAGATGTATGCCTCATTCTCAGGGCAAGCTGCATACAATGATTGGTTCATGTCACTATACAATGTATTCTTCACTTCACTTCCTGTAATTGCATTAGGAGTTTTTGATCAGGACGTATCTTCTAAATTATGTCTCAAG TTTCCATTATTATATCAAGAAGGCACCCAAAACATCCTATTTAGCTGGAAACGAATCATCGGTTGGGCATTGAATGGAGTTGTGACTTCTGCCATTGTATTCTTCTTTTGCATCCGTAGTATGGAATACCAGGCATTCCGTAAAGGCGGTGAAGTCATGGGGCTGGAAGTTCTTGGTGCCACCATGTACACCTGTGTTGTGTGGGTGGTGAATTGCCAAATGGCATTATCTATCAGTTACTTCACTTACATACAACATATATTCATCTGGGGAAGCATTCTATTCTGGTATATATTCCTCCTGGCATATGGAGCAATAGACCCTTCCTTCTCAACCACAGCCTATAAGGTCTTCATTGAAGCTCTTGCACCAGCCCCATCTTTCTGGATCGTAACTTTCCTCATTCTTATTGCTTCCCTCCTTCCATATTTCGTCTATGCTTCCATCCAATTGCGTTTCTTCCCTATGTATCATCAAATGATTCAGTGGATGAGAAACGACAGGCAAACAAGTGATCCAGAATACTGTAATGTGGTAAGGCAGCGATCGATAAGACACACAACAGTTGGATTCACTGCTCGTTTGGAAGCATCCAAACGTTTTGAAGCATCCAGAAGAGTTGAAGCATCCA